The Methanobacterium formicicum genome window below encodes:
- a CDS encoding isopentenyl phosphate kinase, with protein MIILKLGGSVITRKDATKPTLDPVNLDRIAREIAQAQVEKLIIIHGAGSFGHLHASKYAIGSPITTPDQLREKRMGFTLTQNSVKNLNHFVCHYLLNHGIPAVAVPPSSFITSRNKRIESARLEMVEKYLEMGMVPVLYGDVVLDADEDLKMAVISGDQLVSYLSLKLKPERIILGSDVDGIFDRDPKKHPQAQLLERVQSLEDLQFLEGAQTVDVTGGMAGKLAELLELAEKGIESELINVGCEGLLENALKGEKVRGTIIRK; from the coding sequence ATGATTATCCTTAAACTCGGCGGGAGTGTTATCACCCGCAAGGATGCCACCAAACCCACTCTGGATCCGGTGAACCTGGACCGCATAGCCCGTGAAATAGCTCAGGCCCAGGTGGAAAAACTCATCATAATACACGGGGCCGGTAGCTTTGGCCACCTGCACGCCAGTAAATACGCCATTGGCAGCCCCATCACCACCCCGGACCAGCTCCGGGAAAAAAGAATGGGCTTCACCCTAACCCAGAATTCGGTTAAAAACCTCAACCACTTCGTATGCCATTACCTCCTGAACCACGGAATACCCGCAGTGGCTGTACCGCCCTCCTCCTTCATAACCAGCCGGAATAAAAGGATAGAATCCGCCCGCCTGGAAATGGTGGAGAAATACCTGGAAATGGGAATGGTACCTGTACTCTACGGTGACGTGGTTCTGGATGCTGATGAAGACCTGAAGATGGCGGTGATATCCGGTGACCAGCTGGTAAGCTACCTCTCTCTTAAACTAAAACCCGAGAGGATCATCCTGGGCTCAGATGTGGATGGAATATTCGACCGCGACCCTAAAAAACACCCCCAGGCACAGTTACTGGAAAGGGTGCAATCACTGGAGGACCTACAATTCCTGGAAGGAGCCCAGACCGTAGACGTAACCGGGGGAATGGCCGGTAAACTGGCCGAACTCCTGGAACTAGCCGAGAAAGGAATTGAATCCGAGCTAATCAATGTGGGATGTGAAGGACTACTGGAAAACGCCCTTAAGGGTGAAAAAGTTCGGGGAACTATTATACGGAAA
- the mvk gene encoding mevalonate kinase produces the protein MKVRASAPGKAILFGEHAVVYGKPAIAVAVDKRARVTIKEGTNDNTEVKIPKLDIDAVINHETGLVTRVNGSQLEPGKFDAGIMEYIQVALSQLGTPLDGLKVEVDLEIPIGAGLGSSAAITVATLAAAARYTQEEMTLETLAHTAHQVELQVQGAASPLDTTVSTKGGFVYFTREKGALKIKPALEMPLVVGYTSQPGNTGALVEGVRQLREAHPTIVNPILEVMEDLTNQARESIIQGEEKEVGELMNINQGLLDALGVNTDELSRLVYRARHAGARGSKLTGAGGGGSIIAYCPGKTREVLEELESIENAFPVGISSQGVTW, from the coding sequence ATGAAAGTCAGGGCATCTGCACCAGGCAAGGCCATCCTTTTTGGTGAACACGCAGTGGTCTATGGTAAACCAGCCATTGCCGTGGCCGTAGATAAAAGAGCCAGAGTAACCATTAAAGAAGGAACCAACGACAACACAGAAGTTAAAATACCCAAACTGGACATCGACGCAGTTATAAATCATGAAACCGGACTGGTAACCCGGGTGAATGGTTCTCAACTGGAACCCGGTAAATTTGACGCCGGGATCATGGAATACATCCAGGTGGCACTATCCCAACTGGGAACCCCACTGGACGGATTAAAAGTGGAAGTAGACCTGGAAATACCCATAGGGGCTGGACTGGGGTCTTCTGCAGCCATAACCGTGGCCACCCTGGCAGCCGCCGCCCGTTACACTCAGGAGGAAATGACCCTGGAAACACTGGCCCACACCGCCCACCAGGTGGAACTCCAGGTCCAGGGAGCAGCCAGCCCCCTGGATACCACCGTATCCACCAAGGGAGGTTTTGTCTATTTCACCCGTGAAAAGGGAGCACTGAAGATAAAACCGGCCCTGGAAATGCCCCTGGTGGTGGGCTACACCAGCCAGCCCGGCAACACCGGAGCCCTGGTGGAAGGCGTGCGCCAGTTAAGGGAAGCACACCCCACCATAGTAAACCCTATACTGGAGGTCATGGAAGATCTGACCAACCAGGCCCGTGAGTCCATAATCCAGGGAGAAGAGAAAGAGGTGGGGGAACTCATGAACATCAACCAGGGACTGCTGGATGCACTGGGAGTCAACACTGACGAACTATCCCGTCTGGTATACCGGGCCCGCCATGCCGGAGCCCGGGGTTCCAAACTAACTGGAGCCGGTGGAGGAGGCAGCATCATCGCCTACTGTCCCGGGAAAACTCGTGAAGTACTGGAGGAACTGGAATCAATTGAAAATGCATTCCCGGTAGGAATATCCTCCCAGGGAGTGACCTGGTGA